The sequence below is a genomic window from Candidatus Caldatribacterium sp..
GAAAGCTGCGAGATATGGCACAGACCTTCTCGACCAGGGAATATTTCTACAAAAGCGCCGAAATCGGCAATCCTTGTCACCTTGCCGAGATAGATTTTTCCGACCTCAACATCCTGGGTTACGTTTCGAATCATCTCGATGGCTTTTTCTTTTCCTTCCTCGGTTCGAGAGAAAACAAGAACCTTCCCGTTTTCCTTGATGTCAATGGTCACGCCCGCCTCTTCGACAATTCGTTTGATGATCTTCCCGCCTGGACCGATGAGAGCACCAATCCGATCAGGGTTAATCTCCACGATGCCAATTCGAGGAGCATATGGGGAGATTGAACTCCGCGGTTTGTCAAGGACTGAATCCATAATGTTGAGGATATGCATGCGTCCTTCCTTGGCTTCCTGCAAAGCCTCTGCAAGTATTTCCCAACTCAGTCCTTTGTTCTTCACGTCAAGCTGAATGGCGGTGATGCCCTTTCGACTTCCTGCAACCTTGAAGTCCATTTCCCCATAGTGGTCTTCAGAGCCGATAATATCCCGCAGGAACACTTTCTTGCCGTCTTTCAAGAGAAGGCCAATGGAGAGTCCGGCACACGACGAGCGGATGGGCACCCCCGCGTCCATTAAGGAAAGGCTCCCGCCACATACTGTAGCCATCGAGGAGGAACCATTGGACTCTAAAATTTCGGAGACAACGCGGATGGTGTAGGGAAATTCATCCTCCGGGGGAATGAAGCATTCTAAGGCTCGTTCCGCTAAGGCACCGTGACCGATTTCTCTCCGCCCGGGACCTCGCATTGGACGGACCTCTCCTGTACTGTACGGAGGGAAATTGTAGTGGAGCATGAAACGTTTGGCTTCCTCTTCCTGAAGGCCGTCTACCTTCTGTTCCTCGCTTGTAGCACCAAGGGTTGTAATGACCAAGGCCTGTGTCTGTCCCCGAACAAAGAGAGCTGAACCGTGAGTACGAGGAAGGCACCCAACTTCGCAGTGAACAGGACGGATTTCCTGCGGAGCCCGACCGTCCTGTCTGCGACCCGTGGTAAAGACGAGATTTTCTATTTCTTCCTTGACGACTCTATCCCAAACGGGTGTAAGGAACACCGCGTTTCCAAAGCGGGCTTCTACTTCCTCCTTTGCCTTTTGGAAGAGAGCATTCATTTCTTTCTCCCGGGCTTTTTTCTCGGGTATGGTGATGACCTGGCTGATGGCTTTCCGGTACTCCTCATCAACGAAGGCCTGCAGGGCGTCCCAGAAAGGAGGAAGCGCAATCTCTCGTTTGGGTTTCCCAAAGGAGGCAAAGATATCCTTTTGGGTTGCAATCATTTTAAGAATTTCTTCGTACCCAAGCTTCAAAGCGGCGACAACTGTATCCTCGTCCACTTCTTTTGCCCCAGCCTCAATCATTGCGATTCCCTGTTCTGACCCAGCCACAATGAGGTCGAGACGGCTCGTGGAGAGTTCTTCGAGGGTGGGGTTGACGACGAGTTCATTGCCCAGAAGGCCGATGCGACAAGCTCCGACAGGCCCTTCAAAAGGAATCTCAGAGAGACCCAGAGCGAAAGACGCCCCGACGATTGAGATGACATCAGGAGGATGGCTCTCGTCAACGGAAAGCACAGTAACGACGACCTGAATATCGTTGTACAGAAGCTTTGGAAAAAAGGGACGAATGGAGCGGTCGATGAGGCGTGCACTGAGGATGGCAGGAACTCGAGGTTTCCCCTCCCTTTTGATGAAACCCCCGGGTATTTTTCCTGCGGCGTAAAAGCGCTCCTCAAAATCGACAATGAGTGGAGTAAAATCTACTTCCTCGCGAGCTTCATCGGACATCGTAGCGGTCACAAGGACAACCGTGTCCCCGTAACGAACGGTGACCGCTCCATGAGCCTGCTGAGCGAACTTTCCCGCTTCAACGTAGAGTGTTTCTCTTCCGAAACCTACCTCCCACCGGTATGACACAATAAGGCCTTACCTCCTCAAACCGAGTTTTTCAAGAATTGCATAGTATCGATCGACATGGTGCTTCTTCAAGTAGTTGAGAAGTCTCCTTCTTCTGCCGACCATGATGAAGAGACCTCTTCGGGAATGGAAATCCTTGGGGTGCTGCTTGAGATGCTCCGTGAGTTCTCGGATACGCTCTGTAAGGAGCGCAATCTGCACCTCAGGGGAACCTGTGTCTGAGCTGTGGATCTTGAATTGCTCAATTATTTCCTTCTTTCGTTCCTTCGTCAACGCCAACTCTGGTCCACCTCCATCTTTCGTCCAGAACATTCAAAGGTTAGTTTACCACAGAATTACAGATGCTGTAAACATTGACAGCTTCTATTTTCCTCTGATAGGATGATACCAAACCATTCAAGGGGGGGGGTTG
It includes:
- a CDS encoding polyribonucleotide nucleotidyltransferase, which codes for MSYRWEVGFGRETLYVEAGKFAQQAHGAVTVRYGDTVVLVTATMSDEAREEVDFTPLIVDFEERFYAAGKIPGGFIKREGKPRVPAILSARLIDRSIRPFFPKLLYNDIQVVVTVLSVDESHPPDVISIVGASFALGLSEIPFEGPVGACRIGLLGNELVVNPTLEELSTSRLDLIVAGSEQGIAMIEAGAKEVDEDTVVAALKLGYEEILKMIATQKDIFASFGKPKREIALPPFWDALQAFVDEEYRKAISQVITIPEKKAREKEMNALFQKAKEEVEARFGNAVFLTPVWDRVVKEEIENLVFTTGRRQDGRAPQEIRPVHCEVGCLPRTHGSALFVRGQTQALVITTLGATSEEQKVDGLQEEEAKRFMLHYNFPPYSTGEVRPMRGPGRREIGHGALAERALECFIPPEDEFPYTIRVVSEILESNGSSSMATVCGGSLSLMDAGVPIRSSCAGLSIGLLLKDGKKVFLRDIIGSEDHYGEMDFKVAGSRKGITAIQLDVKNKGLSWEILAEALQEAKEGRMHILNIMDSVLDKPRSSISPYAPRIGIVEINPDRIGALIGPGGKIIKRIVEEAGVTIDIKENGKVLVFSRTEEGKEKAIEMIRNVTQDVEVGKIYLGKVTRIADFGAFVEIFPGREGLCHISQLSFERIRRVEDFVKPGEDLLVKVIGIDSLGRITLSHKEAIAAVSPPKETKTPQRKR
- the rpsO gene encoding 30S ribosomal protein S15, encoding MALTKERKKEIIEQFKIHSSDTGSPEVQIALLTERIRELTEHLKQHPKDFHSRRGLFIMVGRRRRLLNYLKKHHVDRYYAILEKLGLRR